From one Thalassobaculum sp. OXR-137 genomic stretch:
- a CDS encoding transposase domain-containing protein yields the protein MAKAAIYDACRLDILVLWPDGSIGRPILHALQDPVSGKILATRLDASSRIDQFRPPFGDNAGNFGGAG from the coding sequence ATGGCGAAGGCTGCAATCTACGACGCCTGCAGGCTCGACATCTTGGTGCTATGGCCAGACGGCTCGATAGGCCGACCGATCCTGCACGCCCTCCAGGATCCAGTGAGCGGCAAGATACTCGCTACGCGCCTCGACGCCAGCAGTAGAATCGATCAGTTCCGACCGCCGTTCGGCGATAATGCCGGCAACTTTGGCGGGGCCGGATGA
- a CDS encoding AAA family ATPase, translating into MNLISTHTALESVDDGDLRQRARSVMEAERLSQAAAAKEIGVSGGALNQWLQGKYKGDNDGFDRAVEQWLSARSRRQEAALRIPSSPPFFNGPTARDIVVTLAIAHADGDIVTITGVPGVGKTESAKHYRDNNRSVWLATMAPHCSSVVPALQEIAEAVGIKDMSFTGARPLYRAILRKTAETGGLLIVDEAQHLNVKCFDEIRSIHDATGIGIAFLGNETVAGRMTGGGRTGEHAQVYSRVGGRRYIPRPTAGDVRAQAEAWGVTSPECIAYVEEVAAKPGALRLVNKVVRRAVMHAGGVELMGLQHLKAAWANLGGGQ; encoded by the coding sequence ATGAACCTTATCAGCACACATACAGCCCTGGAAAGCGTCGACGACGGCGACCTTCGCCAGCGCGCCCGGTCCGTCATGGAGGCTGAGCGCCTGTCGCAGGCCGCCGCCGCAAAGGAGATCGGCGTATCCGGCGGTGCCCTCAACCAGTGGCTACAGGGCAAATACAAGGGCGATAACGACGGCTTTGACCGGGCGGTAGAGCAGTGGCTGTCCGCCCGTAGTCGCCGCCAGGAAGCCGCCCTGCGGATCCCTTCATCGCCTCCGTTCTTCAATGGGCCGACGGCGCGCGACATCGTGGTGACGCTCGCAATCGCCCATGCCGACGGCGACATCGTGACGATCACTGGCGTGCCGGGAGTCGGCAAAACGGAGTCCGCCAAACACTACCGGGACAACAACCGGTCGGTGTGGCTCGCCACCATGGCCCCGCACTGCTCGTCCGTCGTGCCGGCCTTGCAGGAGATCGCCGAGGCGGTGGGCATCAAGGACATGTCGTTCACCGGCGCCCGGCCCTTGTATAGGGCGATCCTTCGTAAAACCGCCGAGACAGGCGGCCTGCTGATCGTGGATGAGGCGCAGCACCTCAACGTCAAGTGCTTCGACGAAATCCGCAGCATCCATGACGCCACAGGCATCGGGATCGCGTTTCTGGGCAACGAGACGGTCGCCGGCCGAATGACGGGCGGCGGCAGGACCGGCGAGCACGCCCAGGTCTACAGCCGCGTTGGCGGGCGCCGGTACATACCGCGCCCGACCGCCGGCGACGTTCGAGCACAGGCCGAAGCATGGGGTGTGACCAGCCCGGAATGCATCGCCTACGTCGAGGAGGTGGCGGCAAAGCCCGGCGCATTGCGCCTGGTCAACAAGGTGGTCCGCCGCGCCGTGATGCACGCGGGCGGCGTGGAGCTGATGGGGCTCCAGCACCTGAAGGCCGCCTGGGCAAACCTGGGAGGTGGCCAATGA
- a CDS encoding transposase domain-containing protein: protein MRVEWFTAAELAEMKLRGLPRTKRRVNAMADREGWQAMQTLSGQPLARRRTGREGAGGFEYHYTVLPTLTQVALLAREVRERAAEADAQRAEPGRGEIWRHFEAATAKSKDRARRNLAILTAVLDLERGGANRSAAVAQAAVDNKVAISAIWNWFEAVAGKDRADWLAWLTPRFSRAGGPASEIHPDAWDFFLADYLRLSKPSVAECWQRLQDAARDHGWVLPRTPKTLSRKLKREIDPEVITLRREGMEEFNRKYPAQRRDRSDLRALEALNYDGHKIDLFVEWPGGEIGRAFLLGFQDLSSNKILSWRLDTTENATGFRLAFGDVIENWGIPDTVFSDNTMAAAAKANTGGAKYRNRYKPRDDDFLGLFPALGIDLRFTKPGHGQSKPIERAFGELSRYISKAPEFEGAYTGNSPTNKPANYGARAVRMIDLLRVCEREINRYNARTDRNSLVAQGRSFDDVFNESYERDLIRKVAPEDEAIRRLWLLSVVGLTCRQPDGVLHLYGNRYYDPALARYIGRKVAVRYDPDRLGKHIHVYDLDGTYITAAGCIADSGFMDESEAKKHARARKARLRATRELADAQIVLNERDVARMLPTPDAPVKPEARVVKPQRFSAAATKPQPARLPESDPNALPDEFVNNVMAMKAIRDRTRL, encoded by the coding sequence ATGCGCGTCGAGTGGTTCACCGCCGCCGAACTGGCCGAGATGAAGTTGCGCGGACTTCCGCGCACGAAGCGCCGCGTCAACGCCATGGCTGACCGAGAGGGTTGGCAGGCGATGCAGACCCTGTCCGGTCAGCCGCTCGCCCGACGCCGCACCGGTCGCGAGGGCGCTGGCGGCTTCGAATACCACTACACCGTTCTACCAACCCTCACCCAGGTCGCCCTGCTTGCCCGCGAGGTCCGCGAACGGGCGGCCGAGGCGGACGCGCAGCGCGCCGAGCCCGGCCGCGGCGAGATCTGGCGGCACTTCGAGGCCGCAACCGCGAAGTCGAAGGACCGGGCCCGCCGCAACCTCGCCATTCTGACAGCCGTGCTGGACCTGGAGCGCGGGGGCGCCAATCGCTCCGCCGCAGTCGCCCAGGCCGCCGTCGACAACAAGGTCGCCATCAGCGCCATCTGGAACTGGTTCGAGGCGGTGGCGGGCAAAGACCGCGCCGACTGGCTGGCCTGGCTCACACCCCGCTTCTCGCGGGCCGGCGGGCCGGCGTCCGAGATCCATCCCGACGCCTGGGATTTCTTCCTCGCCGACTACCTGCGCCTCAGCAAGCCGAGCGTCGCCGAATGCTGGCAACGCCTGCAGGACGCCGCGCGCGACCACGGATGGGTGCTGCCGCGCACGCCGAAGACCCTGTCCCGCAAGCTCAAGCGCGAGATCGACCCCGAAGTCATCACACTCAGGAGGGAAGGTATGGAAGAGTTCAACCGGAAATACCCAGCACAGCGCCGGGACCGCTCGGATCTGCGCGCCCTGGAGGCGCTCAACTACGACGGTCACAAGATCGACCTGTTCGTGGAGTGGCCCGGCGGCGAGATCGGCCGCGCATTCCTGTTGGGGTTCCAGGACCTGTCGAGCAACAAGATCCTTTCTTGGCGGCTCGACACCACCGAGAACGCCACCGGCTTCCGCCTGGCCTTCGGCGACGTCATCGAGAATTGGGGCATCCCCGACACCGTCTTCTCGGACAACACGATGGCAGCCGCAGCCAAGGCCAATACCGGCGGCGCCAAATACCGCAACCGCTACAAGCCGCGCGACGACGACTTCCTGGGGCTGTTCCCGGCGCTCGGTATCGACCTGCGGTTCACCAAACCGGGCCACGGGCAGTCCAAGCCGATCGAGCGCGCCTTCGGTGAGTTGTCTCGCTACATCTCCAAGGCCCCGGAGTTCGAGGGCGCCTATACCGGCAACAGTCCGACGAACAAGCCGGCAAACTACGGCGCGCGCGCCGTGCGGATGATCGACCTGCTGCGGGTCTGCGAGCGCGAGATCAACCGCTACAACGCCCGCACCGACCGCAACAGTCTGGTCGCCCAGGGCCGCTCCTTCGACGATGTGTTCAACGAGAGCTACGAGCGCGACCTGATCCGCAAGGTCGCCCCCGAGGACGAAGCGATCCGTCGCCTCTGGCTGCTGTCGGTGGTCGGCCTTACCTGTCGCCAGCCGGACGGTGTGCTGCACCTCTACGGCAACCGTTATTACGACCCTGCCCTGGCCCGCTATATCGGCCGCAAGGTCGCGGTCCGCTACGACCCGGACCGACTCGGCAAGCACATCCATGTCTATGACCTGGACGGCACCTACATCACCGCCGCCGGCTGCATCGCCGACAGCGGCTTCATGGATGAGTCGGAAGCGAAGAAGCACGCCCGAGCCAGGAAGGCCCGGCTGCGCGCAACCCGTGAGCTGGCCGACGCGCAGATCGTCCTGAATGAGCGCGACGTGGCACGGATGCTGCCGACGCCCGACGCCCCGGTGAAACCGGAAGCCAGGGTCGTCAAACCGCAGCGGTTCAGTGCTGCCGCCACGAAGCCGCAGCCGGCCCGGCTGCCCGAAAGCGACCCCAACGCACTCCCCGATGAGTTCGTGAACAACGTGATGGCCATGAAGGCCATCCGTGATCGCACCCGTCTGTGA